The following proteins are co-located in the Tiliqua scincoides isolate rTilSci1 chromosome 8, rTilSci1.hap2, whole genome shotgun sequence genome:
- the LOC136659457 gene encoding LOW QUALITY PROTEIN: sentrin-specific protease 2-like (The sequence of the model RefSeq protein was modified relative to this genomic sequence to represent the inferred CDS: inserted 2 bases in 1 codon): MNRTIDRALSDGPAEQVVQEAFGLKVTIGDIQTLRXIPDVIINFYMSLLVQRSQDAGLPTLYAFSSFFYSKLSAGRCYQDVRKWTKKVDLFQYDMILVPVHNKVHWGLAVIDLRRKTIKYFDSMNEGENKICKKLMKYLQDESRDKKNRDSDTSEWMLFQIKSCAIPQQQNDKDCGVFVCGYADFISRDERIIFTQHHVPCLGRKMIWEILHLQLLS; this comes from the exons ATGAACAGGACCATAGACAGGGCCTTAAGTGATGGACCAGCAGAGCAGGTGGTCCAAGAAGCCTTTGGGCTCAAAGTCACCATAGGAGACATCCAGACCTTACG GATCCCAGATGTGATCATTAATTTTTATATGAGTCTTTTAGTGCAACGCAGCCAAGATGCAGGATTACCAACTCTCTATGCATTTAGTAGCTTCTTCTATTCTAAGTTAAGTGCAGGAAGA TGCTACCAGGATGTAAGAAAATGGACCAAGAAAGTGGACTTGTTCCAATATGACATGATCCTGGTGCCAGTGCATAACAAGGTACATTGGGGGTTGGCTGTTATAGATTTAAGAAGAAAGACCATCAAGTATTTTGACTCAATGAACGAAGGGGAAAATAAGATTTGCaaaaaactgatgaagtatttgCAGGATGAAAGCCGGGACAAAAAGAATAGAGATTCTGACACTTCAGAATGGATGCTCTTTCAGATCAAATCTTGTGCAATTCCACAACAGCAAAATGATAAGGACTGTGGAGTATTTGTTTGTGGGTACGCGGATTTCATTAGCAGGGATGAGCGCATTATTTTCACACAACACCATGTGCCCTGCCTCGGTCGGAAAATGATCTGGGAAATTCTTCATTTACAATTGTTGTCCTAA